In Serinicoccus marinus DSM 15273, the genomic stretch CAGGCGATGTTGAACGGCACCGAGCAGATGTCGCCCTCGTCGACGAAGAGCACGTCGTCGCCCTTCTCCACCACCTCGCCGGTGATCTCGTGACCGAGGCTCTGCCCCTTCGGGGCGGTCGTCCGACCACGCACCATGTGCTGGTCCGAGCCGCAGATGTTGGTGGTGACCAGCTTGAGGATCGCCGCGTGCGGGGCGGCCTTCGCGATCCCGAAGTGGTCGGCGACCTCCGCGGGGATCTCGAGCTTGGGGTAGTCGACCGTCTCCACGGCCACCTCCCCCGGCCCGGTGTAGACGACGACGCGATTTCCCTGTGCCATGACGCTCGACTCCTGTGTCGGGGGGTGGGAAATCCAGCGTGAACCAGTGCCCGGCTCCCCGCAACCGCTCAGCCTCCTCTGGCAGGCTCGGCGGGTGCTCGTCGACCTGTGGGACCGTGCGACCACCACGCAGCCGCCGCTGTCGTGGCAGGTCAGCCTGCTCCTGGGAGTGCTCGCGCTCCTGCTCACGTGGAGCCCGGTGGGTTATCGCCTGGTGAGACACCTGGTCACCCTCATCCACGAGGCGGGGCACGCCCTGGTCGCCGCGCTCGTGGGCCGGCGGCTGACCGGCATCCAGCTGCACTCGGACACCTCCGGGGTCACCGTCTCGCGCGGGCGGCCCCGCGGCCCGGGGATGGTGGCGACGGTGCTCGCCGGCTACCCCGCACCGGCGCTCGTCGGCCTCGGTGGGGCGCTGTTGCTCGGGCAGGGGTATGCCGCCGGCCTGCTGTGGGCATTAGTCCTCACCTGCGCGCTCATGCTCGTGCTCATCCGCAACCTCTACGGGCTGTGGGTGGTCGCCGCGACCGGGGCCAGCGTCGCGCTGCTGTCGTGGTCGGCGACGGGCACGGTGCTGTCCGCGGCGGCATACCTCGTCGTGTGGTCGGTCCTGCTCGCCGCGCCACGGGCCGTGGTCGAGGTGCAGCGGCAGCGGCGCCGGGGGGCGCGCGGGAGCGACGTCGACCAGCTCGCGCGGCTGACCGGGGTGCCCGGGGCGGTGTGGTTCGGGCTGTTCTGGCTGGTGTGTGTCGCCGCGCTCGTGCTCGGTGCGCGCGAGCTCGTGCCCCTGGGCTGAGGCCGGGCGATCAGGGCTTGCGGTAGCCGAGCTCGCGGAAGTCGCCGCGGTAGAAG encodes the following:
- a CDS encoding M50 family metallopeptidase; its protein translation is MLVDLWDRATTTQPPLSWQVSLLLGVLALLLTWSPVGYRLVRHLVTLIHEAGHALVAALVGRRLTGIQLHSDTSGVTVSRGRPRGPGMVATVLAGYPAPALVGLGGALLLGQGYAAGLLWALVLTCALMLVLIRNLYGLWVVAATGASVALLSWSATGTVLSAAAYLVVWSVLLAAPRAVVEVQRQRRRGARGSDVDQLARLTGVPGAVWFGLFWLVCVAALVLGARELVPLG